One Streptomyces sp. NBC_00102 DNA segment encodes these proteins:
- a CDS encoding sugar ABC transporter substrate-binding protein: MKRKLIAAIGVAGMMISIAACGSDDDKASSQDPKDRKETLTVWLMSDAQSTWPELVADVNKQFAAKYPNVKVNVQYQTWADKTKKLDASLAGDKFPDVVELGNTETMTYILNGALGEIDPKKYENSDTWIKGLKDTCSFEGKQYCVPYYAGARVAIYNKDMFKAGTGSDALPATQDELTAALDKIGAKYGKDKAFSPLYLPGRYWYAAMSYVAAEGGQIAKYDEGSKEWKATLSTPEAQKGIQDFVDLVNKYNHGDKTKDEADHANVMANEKTALLYGNGWESGSVVDPAANGNPKLKDKIGTAGMPGPNGKALPSFIGGSDLATISKSKVQDLGEEWISLFTSEKSEEVLASKNILPNNTKQLEPLKAKPETAAIANAVPDAWFTPIAPGWTAIEKKETLEIMLLDIIKGKSVADATKAADAEIDSLINNES; this comes from the coding sequence GTGAAGCGCAAGCTCATCGCGGCCATTGGTGTCGCGGGCATGATGATCTCGATCGCGGCATGTGGCTCGGACGACGACAAGGCGTCGTCGCAGGACCCCAAGGACCGCAAGGAAACCCTCACCGTCTGGCTGATGTCGGACGCCCAGAGCACCTGGCCCGAGCTGGTCGCCGACGTCAACAAGCAGTTCGCGGCCAAGTACCCGAACGTCAAGGTCAACGTCCAGTACCAGACCTGGGCGGACAAGACCAAGAAGCTCGACGCCTCCCTCGCCGGTGACAAGTTCCCGGACGTGGTCGAGCTCGGCAACACCGAGACCATGACGTACATCCTCAACGGGGCACTCGGCGAGATCGACCCGAAGAAGTACGAGAACTCGGACACCTGGATCAAGGGCCTCAAGGACACCTGCTCCTTCGAGGGCAAGCAGTACTGCGTCCCTTACTACGCCGGCGCCCGCGTCGCGATCTACAACAAGGACATGTTCAAGGCCGGCACCGGCTCGGACGCCCTGCCCGCCACCCAGGACGAGCTGACCGCCGCGCTCGACAAGATCGGCGCGAAGTACGGCAAGGACAAGGCGTTCTCGCCGCTGTACCTGCCGGGCCGTTACTGGTACGCCGCGATGTCCTACGTCGCCGCCGAGGGCGGTCAGATCGCCAAGTACGACGAGGGCAGCAAGGAGTGGAAGGCCACTCTCTCCACCCCCGAGGCCCAGAAGGGCATCCAGGACTTCGTCGACCTGGTCAACAAGTACAACCACGGCGACAAGACCAAGGACGAGGCGGACCACGCCAACGTCATGGCCAACGAGAAGACCGCTCTTCTCTACGGCAACGGCTGGGAGAGCGGCAGCGTCGTCGACCCGGCGGCCAACGGCAACCCGAAGCTGAAGGACAAGATCGGCACCGCGGGCATGCCCGGCCCGAACGGCAAGGCCCTCCCGTCCTTCATCGGCGGCTCGGACCTGGCCACCATCTCCAAGTCCAAGGTCCAGGACCTCGGCGAGGAGTGGATCTCCCTCTTCACCAGCGAGAAGTCCGAAGAGGTGCTGGCCTCGAAGAACATCCTTCCCAACAACACCAAGCAGCTTGAGCCCCTGAAGGCCAAGCCCGAGACCGCGGCCATCGCCAACGCCGTCCCGGACGCCTGGTTCACCCCGATCGCCCCCGGCTGGACCGCGATCGAGAAGAAGGAAACGCTCGAGATCATGCTGCTCGACATCATCAAGGGCAAGTCGGTCGCCGACGCCACGAAGGCGGCCGACGCGGAGATCGACTCGTTGATCAACAACGAGTCCTGA
- a CDS encoding carbohydrate ABC transporter permease: protein MSAADMKAADPPVSVPRAPEGAESRPPKSVTRKPRKAGALLPYLLIAPAFIAIAAVFVWPFIKTVIMSFQDVGRRELWSGSAAPWVGFDQFTDILGDGEFWDVVWRTIIFMVVCVAVTMAGGLGLSMIMQRMSTWVRLLLTAALVAAWSMPLLVATSIFRWFADSDYGVLNMVLTKYLGIDAQGHNWFLDPKQGFVIIGAVVVWGAIPFVSVTLYAALTQVPKELEEAASLDGASVPGIFRYVTWPVIKPVFQMVATLSVLWDFNVFGQIFLMRGNKPEPEYSVLGIYSFEKAFESNSFSQGAAISLITVLLLSGVAVYYLRQLLKIGEVE, encoded by the coding sequence GTGAGTGCCGCCGACATGAAAGCAGCCGACCCGCCGGTGTCCGTCCCGCGGGCCCCCGAGGGTGCGGAATCCCGGCCCCCGAAGAGCGTGACCCGCAAACCGCGGAAGGCCGGCGCTCTGCTGCCGTACCTCCTGATAGCCCCGGCGTTCATCGCCATCGCCGCCGTCTTCGTCTGGCCGTTCATCAAGACGGTCATCATGTCCTTCCAGGACGTGGGCCGCCGTGAACTGTGGTCCGGATCGGCCGCCCCCTGGGTGGGATTCGACCAGTTCACCGACATCCTCGGCGACGGCGAGTTCTGGGACGTCGTCTGGCGCACGATCATCTTCATGGTCGTCTGCGTCGCCGTCACCATGGCCGGCGGGCTCGGGCTCTCCATGATCATGCAGCGCATGTCCACGTGGGTGCGCCTGCTGCTGACCGCGGCCCTCGTCGCCGCCTGGTCCATGCCGCTGCTGGTCGCCACCTCCATCTTCCGGTGGTTCGCGGACTCCGACTACGGCGTCCTCAACATGGTGCTGACCAAGTACCTCGGGATCGACGCGCAGGGCCACAACTGGTTCCTCGACCCCAAGCAGGGCTTCGTCATCATCGGCGCGGTCGTCGTCTGGGGAGCCATCCCCTTCGTCTCGGTCACGCTCTACGCGGCACTCACCCAGGTCCCCAAGGAACTGGAGGAGGCGGCCTCGCTCGACGGCGCCAGCGTGCCCGGCATCTTCCGTTACGTCACCTGGCCCGTCATCAAGCCGGTCTTCCAGATGGTCGCCACGCTCTCCGTGCTCTGGGACTTCAACGTCTTCGGCCAGATCTTCCTGATGCGCGGCAACAAGCCCGAGCCCGAGTACTCCGTCCTCGGCATCTACTCGTTCGAGAAGGCCTTCGAGTCCAACTCGTTCAGCCAGGGCGCCGCGATCTCGCTCATCACGGTCCTGCTGCTGTCCGGCGTCGCCGTGTACTACCTGCGCCAGCTGCTCAAGATCGGAGAGGTCGAGTGA
- a CDS encoding carbohydrate ABC transporter permease — protein sequence MSTSTPQVYRPDRKKNRLVYNVLGLIAFVLMAFPVYWLIISSLRPNAEIRSYDQTLWPTSITFDNFSRAIKQPNFGTAIESSLIVCGVAVVVGMLLATIAAFAIGRFQFRGRKFFMIVLLVVQLLPPTAMLIPIYIQLNDLGGLNEYWGVIVIYLVSTLPFATWMIRGFVINIPQELEESAMVDGCSRMSAFWRITFPLLAPGLAAAAIFSLITAWNEYLLAYVVLQDNDKYTLNVWLMNFTTSRGIDYGALMAASTMIAIPVVAFFLLVQKYMATGLTSGAVKG from the coding sequence GTGAGCACCTCCACCCCCCAGGTTTACCGCCCGGACCGCAAGAAGAACCGCCTCGTCTACAACGTCCTGGGCCTGATCGCCTTCGTCCTGATGGCCTTCCCGGTCTACTGGCTGATCATCAGCTCGCTCCGCCCCAACGCGGAGATCCGCAGCTACGACCAGACGCTCTGGCCGACGTCGATCACCTTCGACAACTTCTCCCGCGCCATCAAGCAGCCGAACTTCGGCACCGCGATCGAGTCCAGCCTCATCGTCTGCGGTGTCGCCGTCGTCGTCGGCATGCTCCTCGCCACGATCGCGGCCTTCGCCATCGGCCGATTCCAGTTCCGCGGCCGCAAGTTCTTCATGATCGTGCTGCTCGTCGTGCAGCTGCTGCCCCCGACGGCGATGCTCATCCCCATCTACATCCAGCTCAACGACCTCGGCGGGCTGAACGAGTACTGGGGCGTCATCGTCATCTACCTCGTCTCCACGCTGCCCTTCGCCACCTGGATGATCCGCGGCTTCGTGATCAACATCCCCCAGGAGCTGGAGGAGTCCGCGATGGTGGACGGCTGCAGCCGGATGAGCGCCTTCTGGCGGATCACCTTCCCGCTGCTCGCCCCCGGGCTCGCCGCCGCGGCGATCTTCTCGCTGATCACCGCCTGGAACGAGTACCTCCTCGCCTACGTCGTCCTCCAGGACAACGACAAGTACACCCTCAACGTGTGGCTGATGAACTTCACCACCTCCCGGGGCATCGACTACGGCGCGCTGATGGCCGCCTCCACGATGATCGCGATCCCGGTGGTGGCCTTCTTCCTCCTGGTCCAGAAGTACATGGCGACCGGGCTCACCTCCGGCGCAGTGAAGGGATGA
- a CDS encoding glycoside hydrolase family 3 protein → MTTLVSTNDTLTRDALAVLQPGFTGTTAPDWLLRRVGEGLTSVGLFGRNIVTPEQLAALTAQLRAEREDVLVAIDEEGGDVTRLEVRHGSSFPGNHALGSVDDTALTRAVAHELGRRLIECGVNLNWAPSGDVNSNPDNPVIGVRSFGADPALVARHTAAYVEGIQAAGVAACTKHFPGHGDTAVDSHHALPRIDVDLETLHARELVPFKAAIAAGSKSVMSAHILLPALDPDRPATLSPQILTGLLRGELGYEGLIVTDAVEMQAIAATYGIEHGSVLAIAAGADALCVGGGLEDDATVERLRDALVAAVRGGELAEERLADAAARVRALASWTRGARGAAGEPGAAVQEGTAPGTASDPDVGLVAARRAVRVTGDGPRLDAPVHVASFTPVANVAVGGETPWGVAAELTRLLPGTTGATYRRDDADPVAEVLGAAGERRVVAVVRDAHRHPWMAAAVDALLARRPDTVVVEMGLPYSAPRGALYVETHGAARVCGLAAAEALTGA, encoded by the coding sequence ATGACCACGCTCGTCTCCACCAACGACACCCTCACCCGCGACGCGCTCGCCGTCCTCCAGCCCGGCTTCACCGGCACCACCGCGCCGGACTGGCTGCTGCGCCGCGTCGGCGAAGGGCTCACCTCCGTCGGCCTGTTCGGCCGCAACATCGTCACGCCCGAGCAGCTCGCGGCACTCACCGCCCAGTTGCGGGCCGAGCGCGAGGACGTGCTGGTCGCCATCGACGAGGAGGGCGGCGACGTCACGCGCCTGGAGGTGCGCCACGGTTCGTCCTTCCCGGGCAACCACGCCCTCGGCTCGGTGGACGACACCGCGCTGACCCGGGCCGTCGCCCACGAGCTGGGCCGCCGGCTCATCGAGTGCGGCGTCAACCTCAACTGGGCGCCCTCCGGCGACGTCAACTCCAACCCGGACAACCCGGTCATCGGCGTACGCTCCTTCGGCGCCGACCCCGCCCTGGTGGCCCGGCACACCGCCGCGTACGTCGAGGGCATCCAGGCCGCCGGAGTCGCCGCCTGCACCAAGCACTTCCCCGGCCACGGCGACACCGCGGTCGACTCGCACCACGCGCTGCCCCGGATCGACGTCGACCTGGAGACCCTGCACGCCCGCGAACTGGTGCCCTTCAAGGCCGCCATCGCCGCCGGGTCGAAGTCGGTGATGAGCGCGCACATCCTGCTCCCCGCGCTCGACCCGGACCGCCCCGCGACGCTCAGCCCGCAGATCCTCACGGGTCTGCTCCGCGGCGAACTCGGGTACGAGGGACTCATCGTCACCGACGCGGTGGAGATGCAGGCCATCGCTGCGACGTACGGGATCGAGCACGGCTCGGTCCTCGCGATCGCGGCCGGCGCCGACGCCCTGTGCGTCGGCGGCGGGCTGGAGGACGACGCCACGGTGGAGCGGCTGCGCGACGCGCTGGTCGCCGCCGTACGCGGCGGCGAGCTCGCCGAGGAGCGGCTGGCCGACGCCGCCGCACGAGTACGGGCACTCGCGTCCTGGACGCGCGGTGCTCGGGGGGCGGCCGGGGAGCCGGGCGCGGCAGTGCAGGAGGGGACCGCGCCCGGCACCGCGTCCGACCCGGACGTCGGTCTCGTCGCGGCCCGCCGCGCGGTACGGGTGACCGGCGACGGCCCCCGGCTGGACGCGCCGGTCCACGTCGCGTCCTTCACCCCGGTGGCCAACGTCGCCGTCGGCGGCGAGACCCCGTGGGGCGTGGCCGCCGAGCTGACCCGCCTGCTGCCCGGTACCACCGGCGCGACCTACCGGCGCGACGACGCGGACCCGGTGGCGGAGGTCCTCGGGGCCGCGGGGGAGCGGCGCGTCGTCGCGGTCGTCCGCGACGCCCACCGCCACCCGTGGATGGCGGCGGCGGTCGACGCCCTGCTCGCCCGGCGCCCCGACACGGTGGTCGTGGAGATGGGCCTGCCGTACTCCGCGCCGAGGGGCGCGCTGTACGTGGAGACGCACGGCGCCGCCCGCGTCTGCGGCCTCGCCGCGGCGGAGGCTCTCACCGGGGCGTGA
- the nagB gene encoding glucosamine-6-phosphate deaminase encodes MEVVIVPDAAAGGELIAEAMGALLSRKPYALLGVATGSTPLPIYRSLAEKVRTGAVDASRARICQLDEYVGLPAGHPESYRSVVLREVVEPLGLTESSFMGPDGSAEDVQAACEAYDRALTEAGGVDLQLLGIGTDGHIGFNEPCSSLASRTRIKTLTEQTRVDNARFFDDDIDQVPHHVITQGIGTILESRHAILLATGEGKADAVALTVEGPVASVVPASALQLHPRATIVVDEAAASKLKLADYFRHTFASKPSWQGL; translated from the coding sequence GTGGAAGTTGTCATCGTCCCGGACGCAGCGGCAGGCGGCGAGCTCATCGCGGAGGCCATGGGCGCGTTGCTGAGCCGCAAGCCCTACGCGCTGCTCGGCGTCGCCACCGGCTCGACCCCGCTGCCCATCTACCGGTCCCTGGCCGAAAAGGTGCGCACCGGTGCCGTGGACGCGTCGCGGGCCCGGATCTGCCAGCTGGACGAATACGTCGGGCTCCCCGCCGGGCACCCGGAGTCCTACCGCTCCGTCGTGCTGCGCGAGGTCGTGGAGCCCCTCGGTCTGACCGAGTCCTCCTTCATGGGCCCGGACGGCTCCGCCGAGGACGTCCAGGCGGCCTGCGAGGCCTACGACAGGGCGCTGACCGAGGCCGGCGGCGTCGACCTCCAACTGCTCGGCATCGGCACGGACGGGCACATCGGCTTCAACGAGCCCTGCTCCTCGCTCGCCTCGCGCACCCGGATCAAGACACTCACCGAGCAGACCCGGGTGGACAACGCCCGCTTCTTCGACGACGACATCGACCAGGTGCCGCACCACGTGATCACCCAGGGCATCGGCACCATCCTGGAGTCGCGCCACGCGATCCTGCTGGCCACCGGCGAGGGCAAGGCCGACGCGGTCGCGTTGACCGTCGAGGGACCGGTCGCCTCCGTGGTGCCGGCCTCCGCACTCCAACTGCACCCGCGCGCCACGATCGTGGTGGACGAAGCAGCGGCCTCCAAGCTGAAGCTGGCCGACTACTTCCGCCACACCTTCGCCTCCAAGCCCTCCTGGCAGGGGCTGTAG
- a CDS encoding sensor histidine kinase, whose amino-acid sequence MNDLVRQHTALSDTDLEWLHLLVSEWQLLSDLSFADLVLWVPTRDGTRYVSVAQMRPNTGPTSYQDDMVGHLVPRGRRPLLDAALDEGRIVREGDPEWREEVPVRVESIPVRREGRVLGVIARNTNLLTVRTPSRLELTYLQSAADLAQMIATGAFPFPGQQVDMDASPRVGDGLIRLDADGIVQYASPNGLSAYHRLGLASDIVGLHLGQTTAELAPSRGPVDEALAKVASGYAPREFEVECTSGVIQFRAIPLKPKGVRIGSLVLLRDVTELRRRERELITKDATIREIHHRVKNNLQTVAALLRLQARRMDSVRGREALNEAVRRVGSIAIVHETLSQNLDERVEFDEIADRVISMVAEISPGKVTCRRTGRFGILDADVATPLSMVLTEVVQNALEHAFKEGDSGTVEVSAVRGGSSRDGRLLITVQDDGCGLPEGFDPRKAGNLGLQIVRTLVEGELGGTFDMVPAPERGTQVLLDLPVSADR is encoded by the coding sequence ATGAACGACCTCGTCCGCCAGCACACTGCCCTGAGCGACACCGATCTCGAATGGCTCCACCTGCTGGTCTCGGAGTGGCAGCTGCTCTCCGACCTGTCCTTCGCCGACCTCGTCCTCTGGGTTCCCACCCGGGACGGGACCCGGTACGTCTCCGTCGCGCAGATGCGCCCCAACACCGGCCCCACCTCCTACCAGGACGACATGGTCGGCCATCTGGTGCCGCGAGGCCGGCGCCCGCTGCTGGACGCCGCCCTCGACGAGGGCCGGATCGTGCGCGAGGGCGACCCGGAGTGGCGGGAGGAGGTGCCGGTACGGGTCGAGTCCATCCCCGTCCGCCGCGAAGGCCGGGTCCTCGGCGTCATCGCCCGCAACACCAACCTGCTCACCGTGCGGACCCCTTCCCGGCTGGAACTCACCTACCTCCAGTCGGCCGCCGACCTCGCCCAGATGATCGCCACCGGGGCCTTCCCCTTCCCCGGCCAGCAGGTCGACATGGACGCGTCCCCGCGCGTGGGCGACGGACTCATCCGGCTCGACGCCGACGGGATCGTGCAGTACGCCAGCCCCAACGGCCTCTCCGCGTACCACCGGCTCGGCCTCGCCTCCGACATCGTCGGCCTCCACCTCGGCCAGACCACCGCCGAACTCGCCCCGTCCCGCGGACCGGTGGACGAGGCCCTGGCCAAGGTGGCGAGCGGCTACGCGCCCCGCGAGTTCGAGGTGGAGTGCACCAGCGGCGTCATCCAGTTCCGGGCGATCCCGCTCAAGCCCAAGGGGGTCCGGATCGGATCGCTGGTGCTGCTCCGGGACGTCACGGAACTGCGCCGCCGCGAACGCGAGTTGATAACCAAGGACGCGACGATCCGGGAGATCCACCACCGGGTCAAGAACAACCTCCAGACGGTGGCAGCCCTGTTGCGCCTCCAGGCCCGCCGGATGGACTCCGTACGGGGGCGCGAGGCGCTCAACGAGGCGGTGCGGCGCGTCGGTTCGATCGCCATCGTCCATGAGACGTTGTCCCAGAATCTGGACGAACGCGTCGAGTTCGACGAGATCGCCGACCGGGTCATCTCCATGGTCGCCGAGATCTCTCCCGGAAAGGTCACCTGCCGGCGCACCGGACGCTTCGGCATCCTGGACGCGGACGTGGCCACTCCGCTGTCGATGGTGCTCACCGAGGTCGTGCAGAACGCCCTGGAACACGCGTTCAAGGAGGGGGACAGCGGCACGGTCGAGGTCTCCGCGGTGCGGGGCGGATCGTCCCGGGACGGCCGGCTGCTCATCACCGTGCAGGACGACGGATGCGGCCTCCCCGAGGGCTTCGACCCCCGCAAGGCCGGCAACCTCGGACTCCAGATCGTCCGGACGCTGGTCGAGGGTGAACTGGGCGGCACCTTCGACATGGTGCCCGCACCGGAGCGCGGCACCCAGGTGCTGCTCGACCTCCCGGTCAGCGCCGACCGCTGA
- a CDS encoding WhiB family transcriptional regulator — translation MDWRHNAVCREEDPELFFPIGNTGPALLQIEEAKAVCRRCPVMEQCLQWALESGQDSGVWGGLSEDERRAMKRRAARNRARNASA, via the coding sequence ATGGACTGGCGTCACAACGCCGTTTGTCGTGAGGAAGACCCCGAGCTGTTCTTCCCCATCGGCAACACCGGTCCTGCGCTGCTGCAGATCGAGGAAGCCAAGGCCGTCTGCCGTCGCTGCCCCGTCATGGAGCAGTGCCTGCAGTGGGCGCTCGAGTCCGGCCAGGACTCCGGCGTCTGGGGTGGCCTCAGCGAGGACGAGCGCCGCGCCATGAAGCGCCGCGCCGCTCGCAACCGGGCGCGCAACGCCAGCGCCTGA
- a CDS encoding diacylglycerol kinase family protein: MRALLVVNPAATTTSARTRDVLIHALASEMKIEAVTTEYRGHARDLGRRAADSGSFDLVVALGGDGTVNEVVNGLLHRGPDEGLPSLAVVPGGSTNVFARALGLPNDPVEATGAILQALAEESSRTVGLGRAFGTPGSADEAVPERWFTFCAGLGFDAGVIGRVEQKREGGKRSTHALYVRQVLRQFVDEPHRRQGVITLEVPGQEPVHELALSIICNTAPWTYLGNRPMYASPKASFDTALDILGLKRLSTAQVARYGTQLLTSSPDKGPRGKHVVSRHDLTDFTLHSKVPLPFQMDGDHLGLRTSVTFTGVHRALRVIV; encoded by the coding sequence ATGCGCGCTCTCCTCGTGGTCAACCCCGCCGCCACCACCACCAGTGCGCGTACGCGCGACGTGCTCATCCACGCGCTGGCGAGCGAGATGAAGATCGAGGCCGTGACCACGGAGTACCGGGGTCACGCCCGGGATCTGGGACGCCGTGCCGCCGACTCCGGCTCCTTCGACCTGGTGGTCGCCCTCGGCGGCGACGGCACGGTGAACGAGGTCGTCAACGGGCTGCTGCACCGGGGCCCCGACGAGGGGCTGCCGAGTCTCGCGGTGGTGCCCGGCGGCTCGACCAACGTCTTCGCGCGGGCCCTGGGGCTGCCGAACGACCCGGTGGAGGCGACCGGCGCGATCCTTCAGGCACTGGCCGAGGAGAGTTCACGAACGGTGGGCCTGGGACGGGCGTTCGGCACACCGGGCTCCGCCGACGAGGCGGTGCCCGAACGCTGGTTCACTTTCTGCGCGGGCCTCGGCTTCGACGCCGGCGTGATCGGCCGGGTCGAACAGAAGCGCGAGGGCGGCAAGCGTTCGACCCACGCGCTGTACGTGCGCCAGGTGCTCCGCCAGTTCGTCGACGAGCCGCACCGCCGCCAGGGCGTGATCACGCTGGAGGTGCCCGGCCAGGAGCCGGTGCACGAGCTCGCCCTGTCGATAATCTGCAACACCGCCCCCTGGACCTACCTGGGCAATCGCCCGATGTACGCCTCCCCCAAGGCGTCCTTCGACACCGCCCTGGACATCCTCGGCCTGAAGCGGCTCTCCACCGCGCAGGTGGCCCGCTACGGCACCCAGCTGCTCACTTCCAGCCCCGACAAGGGCCCGCGCGGCAAGCACGTGGTTTCACGGCATGACCTCACGGACTTCACCTTGCATTCAAAGGTCCCGCTCCCCTTCCAGATGGACGGAGACCACCTGGGACTGCGTACGAGCGTGACGTTCACAGGCGTACACCGTGCACTGCGTGTGATTGTGTGA
- a CDS encoding RNA polymerase sigma factor SigF → MRDDSMRSGAAHPAAVPEQQARPHPVDGADGTDGPTGLTVAAEQAERAGQMSEHGRHDPHDRSGTRALFVVLRELPDGSPEKAELRNRLVRMHLPLVEHLARRFRNRGEPLDDLTQVATIGLIKSVDRFDPDRGVEFSTYATPTVVGEIKRHFRDKGWAVRVPRRLQELRLSLTTATAELSQQHGRSPTVHELAERLGISEEEVLEGLESANAYSTLSLDVPDTDDESPAVADTLGSEDEALEGVEYRESLKPLLEGLPPREKRILLLRFFGNMTQSQIAQEVGISQMHVSRLLARTLAQLRERLLVEE, encoded by the coding sequence GTGCGGGACGATTCGATGCGATCGGGGGCGGCGCACCCTGCCGCCGTCCCCGAGCAACAGGCCCGGCCGCACCCGGTGGACGGGGCGGACGGAACGGACGGGCCCACAGGGCTCACGGTCGCGGCGGAGCAGGCGGAGCGGGCGGGCCAGATGAGCGAGCACGGGCGTCACGATCCCCACGACCGCAGCGGCACGCGGGCGCTTTTCGTAGTGCTCCGCGAGCTGCCGGACGGGTCGCCGGAGAAGGCCGAGCTGCGCAACCGGCTGGTCCGGATGCATCTGCCGCTGGTGGAGCATCTGGCCCGCAGGTTCCGCAACCGGGGCGAGCCGCTGGACGACCTCACCCAGGTCGCCACGATCGGGCTGATCAAGTCGGTGGACCGGTTCGATCCGGACCGGGGCGTGGAGTTCTCCACGTACGCGACGCCGACCGTCGTCGGGGAGATCAAGCGGCATTTCCGCGACAAGGGCTGGGCGGTGCGGGTACCGCGCCGCCTTCAGGAGCTGCGGCTCTCGCTGACCACGGCGACCGCCGAGCTCTCCCAGCAGCACGGCCGCTCGCCGACCGTGCACGAGCTGGCGGAGCGCCTCGGCATCTCCGAGGAGGAGGTGCTGGAGGGGCTGGAATCGGCCAATGCCTACAGCACCCTCTCGCTGGACGTACCGGACACCGACGACGAGTCGCCGGCCGTCGCGGACACGCTGGGCTCGGAGGACGAGGCGCTGGAGGGCGTCGAGTACCGCGAGTCCCTGAAGCCGCTGCTGGAGGGGCTGCCGCCGCGCGAGAAGCGGATTCTGCTGCTGCGCTTCTTCGGCAACATGACCCAGTCGCAGATCGCCCAGGAGGTGGGCATCTCGCAGATGCACGTCTCCCGGTTGCTGGCCCGCACGCTGGCCCAGCTGCGCGAGCGGCTGCTCGTGGAGGAGTGA
- a CDS encoding anti-sigma regulatory factor: MSQIAGEPGNQDFVEVRLPAAGAYLSVLRTATAGLAARLDFTLDEIEDLRIAVDEACAILLQQAVPGSVLSCVFRLVDDSLEVTVSAPTTDGRAPERDTFAWTVLAALAGKVESTVADDRTVSISLHKQRGAGPGPA; the protein is encoded by the coding sequence GTGTCCCAGATCGCAGGCGAACCCGGGAACCAGGACTTCGTGGAGGTCCGGCTGCCCGCCGCGGGTGCCTACCTGTCGGTGCTGCGTACGGCCACGGCCGGCCTTGCGGCGCGCTTGGACTTCACTCTCGACGAGATCGAGGACCTCCGCATCGCGGTCGACGAGGCCTGCGCGATCCTGCTCCAGCAGGCCGTGCCCGGCTCCGTCCTCAGCTGCGTGTTCCGGCTCGTGGACGACTCCCTCGAAGTGACCGTGTCGGCCCCGACCACGGACGGCCGGGCACCCGAACGCGACACCTTCGCGTGGACGGTGCTCGCCGCCCTGGCGGGCAAGGTCGAGTCCACGGTCGCCGACGACCGGACGGTCAGCATCAGCCTCCACAAGCAACGCGGCGCGGGACCCGGGCCGGCGTGA
- a CDS encoding UBP-type zinc finger domain-containing protein, producing the protein MSECPHVDELPRPEPTPLSDTCLECRDSGTHPVQLRLCLTCGHVGCCDSSPLRHGTGHARESGHCVMRSFEPGESWRWCYEDGSIV; encoded by the coding sequence ATGAGTGAGTGCCCGCACGTAGACGAACTGCCCCGCCCCGAGCCGACCCCGCTCAGCGACACCTGCCTGGAGTGCAGGGACTCCGGAACGCACCCCGTGCAGTTGCGGCTCTGCCTGACCTGCGGGCACGTCGGCTGCTGCGATTCGTCACCGCTCAGGCACGGAACGGGACACGCCCGGGAGAGCGGGCACTGCGTCATGCGGAGCTTCGAGCCGGGCGAGAGCTGGCGCTGGTGCTACGAGGACGGTTCGATCGTCTGA